A part of Dasypus novemcinctus isolate mDasNov1 chromosome 7, mDasNov1.1.hap2, whole genome shotgun sequence genomic DNA contains:
- the LOC101417889 gene encoding small ribosomal subunit protein uS8-like, producing MNVLADALKSINSAEKRGKRQVLIRPCSKVIVRFLTVMMKRGYIAEFEIIDDHRAGKIVVNLTGRLNKCGVISPRFDVQLKDLEKWQNNLLPSHQFGFIVLTTSAGIMDHEEARRKRTGGKILGFFF from the coding sequence ATGAACGTCCTGGCTGATGCTCTGAAGAGCATCAACAGTGCTGAGAAGAGAGGCAAACGCCAGGTTCTTATCAGGCCATGCTCCAAAGTCATCGTCAGGTTTCTAACTGTGATGATGAAGCGTGGTTACATTGCTGAGTTTGAAATCATTGATGATCACAGAGCTGGGAAAATTGTTGTGAACCTCACAGGGAGGTTAAACAAGTGTGGAGTGATTAGTCCCAGATTTGATGTGCAACTCAAAGatctagaaaaatggcagaataatCTGCTCCCATCccatcagtttggtttcattgtatTGACGACCTCAGCTGGCATCATGGACCACGAGGAAGCAAGGCGAAAACGCACAGGAGGAAAAATCCTGGGATTCTTTTTCTAG